The window TCCGAAGGCGGTTCAGTGTTCGACGGCAAGGCGATGTACTCGCTCCTCAACGAGCACAAGGCCAAGAAGATCGTGCACATTGACGGGCTGGCGGCGAGCGCTGCCTCGTTCCTGGCGATGGCCGGCGACGAGATCGAGATTGCCGAAGGCGCCTTCGTGATGATCCACAACGCCTACACCATTGCGATGGGCGATGCGCGCGAGCTGCGACGCTCGGCCGAGATGCTCGACACCGTCAACAACACCATCATCGACGTCTATGCGGCGCGCACCAAGGGCGATCGCAAGAAGATCACGCAAATGATGAACGACGAGACCTGGATGACCGGTGCGGAAGCCGTCGAGAACGGCTTTGCCGATCGCATGGTCGAGAATCTGAAGATCGCCGCCTGCGTCAGCAACGCAAAGGCGCTCGAGACCTTCAAGAAGGTCCCAGCATCGCTGAAGCCGAACAACCGCCGCGCCGCTGCCGCCTTTGCGCGCATCGCGGCGCTGAAGACCTGATCACGAGATTCCGTCTGCAGACGGATACGCGCCGCAGTGATGCGCCGCGTCAATCGCGACCGATGTGAGATCGGCCGCATCATAGGTCCCGTCGTGAGACGAGACAGCCCATAGAAGGACAGAATTCTATGACCATGAAGAGCGCCCTTCTGGGCGAAACGAGAATGCTCGCTTTGCTGTCGACCTCGCGCCTGGCCGCACTTGCGGCGGTCGGTGCGATGTCGATCGGCATGATCCGGATGGACACCGCCGGCAACACGCTTCCCGAGCTCGAGGCGCGCGCCGTCGAGATCAACGCGGCGCTCGATGCCTTCCGCGTTCGCGCTGAGGCCGGCGAGGATCTCACCGACGAAGAGACCGACGAGATTGAGGCCACCGCCGGTGAGCTCGAGAAGCTCAACAAGAAGATCAAGGCGATGAAGCTGCTGCAGCCCACGGGTCAGGGCCGCCGCAGCTCGCCGGAGGCGCGGACCGAACCTGCCGCCGGCGGCCGCCGCACCGTGCCGGCCGAGCCGCGGCAGGATGCCCAGCGCATGGGCTTCCGCTCGTTCGGCGAGTTCGCGCAGACGGTGCAGAACCATTACCGCGGTAACGTGAATGATCAAGTCACGCGCCTCCGCAACGCCGCGACAACCTTCGGCAATGAAGGTGTCGGCGCCGATGGCGGCTTCCTGATCCCCCCGTCGTTCTCCGCCAACATCTGGCAGAAGGTCAACGGCATCGAGAGCCTGCTGTCGCGTTGCACGCCGCTGACCACTGACGGGAACAGCCTCACGATTCCGAAGGACGAGGTCACGCCTTGGGACACCACCAAGGGTGTGCAGGTCTACTGGGAGGGTGAGGGCCAGCAGATCCCGCAGTCCAAGGGCCTTTACGAAATGGGCCAGCTGCGTCTCTCCAAG of the Bradyrhizobium sp. WSM1417 genome contains:
- a CDS encoding head maturation protease, ClpP-related; translated protein: MSKRFPIFNAVVPIKAKPTAGAKPSGYRVVANKATNSAEIYVYGVIGGDWFGEGVTAKQFADDLKALGNVKTIDLRINSEGGSVFDGKAMYSLLNEHKAKKIVHIDGLAASAASFLAMAGDEIEIAEGAFVMIHNAYTIAMGDARELRRSAEMLDTVNNTIIDVYAARTKGDRKKITQMMNDETWMTGAEAVENGFADRMVENLKIAACVSNAKALETFKKVPASLKPNNRRAAAAFARIAALKT
- a CDS encoding phage major capsid protein: MLALLSTSRLAALAAVGAMSIGMIRMDTAGNTLPELEARAVEINAALDAFRVRAEAGEDLTDEETDEIEATAGELEKLNKKIKAMKLLQPTGQGRRSSPEARTEPAAGGRRTVPAEPRQDAQRMGFRSFGEFAQTVQNHYRGNVNDQVTRLRNAATTFGNEGVGADGGFLIPPSFSANIWQKVNGIESLLSRCTPLTTDGNSLTIPKDEVTPWDTTKGVQVYWEGEGQQIPQSKGLYEMGQLRLSKLSALVPISEEMMQDASGLESWLNAKAPQKMTSKINTAIVAGTGAGQPLGMIPGYGAVGASVIQVSKETSQPAATVWFANINKMWGRMYAGWRSNAIWLVNQDVEPQLEGMAFVGNGITPTAASSTPVYLPPGGLNDAPYARLKGRPVVPIEACSALGNLGDIILCDLSQYWALTKAGGAIQTDTSIHLYFDQALTAFRFIFRVNGQPAWSAPITRQNGSNTLSWAVTLQAR